A stretch of the Leptospirillum ferriphilum genome encodes the following:
- the cysE gene encoding serine O-acetyltransferase, with protein sequence MHDSFPPSAGMPASTTFIKALKRDFRAIFERDPASRSRLEVFLTYPGFHAIVLHRIAHALYRSGLKLPARLISAISRFLTGIEIHPGARIGPGFFIDHGMGVVIGETTEIGEDVTLFQGVSLGGNGKDRGQKRHPTLGNHVLVGAGAKILGNIRIGEGVRVGSNAVVLQSVPAHCTVVGIPGRVVRTKERGYPEAYLDHQDMPDPFLERIESLEKIISDLREELDSARNSRIKP encoded by the coding sequence ATGCATGATTCTTTTCCTCCATCTGCTGGCATGCCGGCATCGACGACCTTCATCAAGGCACTGAAGAGAGACTTTCGTGCCATTTTCGAAAGAGACCCGGCGTCTCGCTCCCGCCTTGAGGTCTTTTTGACCTATCCGGGGTTTCACGCCATCGTCCTGCACCGGATCGCGCATGCGCTCTATCGGAGTGGGTTAAAACTTCCCGCCCGTCTGATTTCTGCCATTTCCCGCTTTCTGACCGGGATCGAAATCCATCCGGGCGCCCGCATTGGTCCGGGTTTTTTTATCGATCACGGCATGGGTGTGGTGATCGGAGAAACGACGGAGATCGGAGAAGATGTGACCCTTTTTCAGGGTGTCAGTCTCGGGGGAAACGGAAAGGACCGGGGGCAAAAGCGGCATCCGACGCTCGGTAACCACGTTCTTGTCGGAGCCGGAGCGAAAATTCTCGGAAACATCCGGATCGGGGAGGGAGTTCGCGTCGGTTCCAACGCGGTCGTTCTCCAGTCCGTCCCCGCTCATTGCACGGTCGTGGGCATCCCTGGGCGTGTCGTGCGGACAAAAGAGCGGGGGTATCCGGAAGCGTATCTGGACCATCAGGACATGCCGGATCCCTTTCTGGAGCGCATTGAAAGTCTGGAGAAAATCATCTCGGACCTTCGGGAAGAACTGGATTCGGCCAGAAACAGCCGAATCAAACCCTAG
- a CDS encoding phosphatase PAP2 family protein, producing MDNFLQTLDFTLYRDVLFAPHPDWLNKSMLYITNPRNFFLAIGVAAAFLGTRFGLKGRFLLFCAALSVAITDPLSSRVLKSLFQRERPCHLVHTPHLLNGCSDSWSFPSSHAVNIFSEATILALIYPKAGPWAYLFALAVGVSRVYIGVHYPFDVLGGAVIGTLVGYLIVRAAEKIPFFRGVV from the coding sequence TTGGATAATTTTCTGCAAACTCTTGACTTTACGCTCTATCGCGATGTCCTTTTCGCGCCCCATCCGGACTGGCTCAACAAGAGCATGCTCTATATCACCAATCCCCGGAATTTCTTTCTGGCAATCGGTGTTGCCGCGGCCTTTCTGGGGACGCGCTTCGGCCTGAAAGGCCGATTTCTTCTTTTTTGCGCGGCTCTCAGCGTGGCGATCACGGATCCTCTGTCGAGCCGGGTTCTGAAGTCTCTTTTTCAGAGAGAGCGACCCTGTCATCTGGTTCACACTCCCCATCTTCTGAACGGGTGCTCCGACTCCTGGAGTTTTCCGTCCTCCCACGCCGTCAATATCTTTTCCGAAGCCACCATCCTTGCCCTGATCTATCCAAAGGCCGGGCCCTGGGCCTATCTTTTTGCTCTGGCGGTGGGGGTTTCCCGCGTTTATATCGGTGTTCACTATCCGTTCGATGTTCTCGGGGGAGCCGTCATCGGAACGCTGGTCGGCTATCTGATCGTCCGGGCGGCAGAAAAGATTCCCTTTTTTCGGGGAGTCGTGTGA
- a CDS encoding glycosyltransferase family 39 protein, producing MKSLFSRDKTRNRSFSLTGPAGVLLLMVVPTLLRLFLIGRFDLGNDEAHYYMYAVHPDFSFFDHPLMIGLLISRGMEWWGQNEFGVRFFAPVLFFLASLILALIAWKLFPSWPYVLTVLALLNAVPLFGLLGSTLMLPDDPLTVFWLLYLLIFLDAVRLHPTLSIAGRAGVWALLGTLFGLALLSKYNAVLLPLITFGILFKERTLRPMLREPWPWAGLGLGLLIAWPLFYWNGIHQGASFLFQARHGLGGFSFNWVSFYQMVLGQIGYVSPILWTMVLASFFVTFRSGSPFPKDEDGLRARIVFWFSLGPLVFFNIVGVFHPILPHWPALGYLSALLLLAAVYQKTKEESFRKWTRAGVALGAGMIVVVLLQVTTNMIVLPGSFPRHVRLKATSPYLEVRYRPVPRWVDITNDLFGFKRLARHLEKEGETDPKKWSFYDSDHFNTADELAFYLHAPDRTLCLVQGPTQFDFWTPPSKFMGGNGIFVSTDKYPTDPRSLYPAGTFRDIVAEPPYAIYRRGHLARIFYVYRLIGLEHLPWQKGERAQ from the coding sequence GTGAAGAGTTTGTTTTCCCGCGACAAGACCCGGAACCGATCTTTTTCCCTGACCGGACCCGCAGGCGTCCTCCTTCTGATGGTCGTTCCCACTCTTCTTCGCCTTTTTCTGATCGGGCGTTTCGATCTGGGAAACGATGAAGCCCACTATTACATGTATGCCGTGCATCCGGACTTCAGTTTTTTTGACCATCCCCTCATGATCGGACTCCTGATTTCCCGGGGAATGGAGTGGTGGGGACAAAACGAGTTTGGTGTGCGGTTTTTTGCCCCTGTTCTCTTTTTTCTCGCTTCCCTGATTCTGGCTTTGATCGCGTGGAAACTCTTTCCTTCCTGGCCGTATGTCCTGACGGTCCTGGCTCTCCTCAATGCGGTGCCTCTTTTTGGGCTTCTGGGCTCGACTTTGATGTTGCCGGACGACCCCCTGACCGTTTTCTGGCTCCTGTATCTATTGATTTTTCTGGACGCCGTCCGCCTTCACCCGACACTTTCCATCGCAGGCAGGGCCGGAGTGTGGGCTCTTCTGGGAACTCTCTTCGGACTCGCCCTCCTGTCCAAATACAATGCGGTTCTCCTCCCCCTGATCACCTTCGGGATCCTTTTCAAAGAAAGAACCCTCCGTCCGATGCTCCGGGAGCCCTGGCCCTGGGCGGGACTGGGACTCGGTCTTCTGATCGCCTGGCCCCTTTTCTACTGGAACGGGATCCATCAGGGAGCCTCCTTCCTCTTTCAGGCCCGTCACGGTCTGGGCGGGTTTTCTTTCAACTGGGTCTCTTTCTACCAGATGGTTCTGGGGCAGATCGGATACGTCTCTCCGATTCTGTGGACGATGGTGCTTGCCAGTTTTTTTGTCACGTTTCGTTCCGGCTCACCTTTTCCAAAGGACGAGGACGGTCTCCGGGCACGCATTGTTTTCTGGTTTTCCTTGGGTCCTTTGGTTTTTTTCAATATCGTCGGCGTTTTTCACCCCATTCTTCCTCACTGGCCGGCTCTCGGGTACCTGTCCGCCCTTCTTCTTCTGGCGGCGGTTTACCAGAAGACGAAAGAGGAATCTTTCCGGAAATGGACACGGGCGGGCGTCGCTCTGGGTGCAGGAATGATCGTTGTGGTTCTTTTGCAGGTGACGACAAACATGATTGTTCTTCCCGGAAGCTTTCCCCGGCATGTCCGACTGAAAGCAACCTCTCCCTATCTGGAGGTCCGGTACCGCCCCGTACCCCGATGGGTGGACATCACGAACGATCTGTTCGGGTTCAAGAGGCTTGCCCGACATCTTGAGAAAGAAGGGGAAACCGACCCGAAAAAATGGTCGTTCTATGATTCCGACCATTTCAACACGGCGGACGAGCTGGCCTTTTACCTTCATGCTCCCGACAGGACACTCTGTCTTGTGCAAGGACCCACCCAATTCGATTTCTGGACGCCCCCTTCCAAATTCATGGGCGGGAACGGTATCTTTGTCTCAACGGACAAATATCCCACCGATCCCCGGTCCCTCTACCCGGCCGGAACCTTTCGGGACATTGTTGCTGAACCTCCGTACGCCATTTACCGAAGAGGACATCTGGCCCGCATTTTTTATGTCTACCGGCTGATCGGACTGGAACATCTGCCTTGGCAGAAAGGAGAACGCGCACAATGA
- a CDS encoding glycosyltransferase family 9 protein yields MNKDQGAFPSGPPSEKLVDFQAVRGLSPFPVALDCRYYIGDRPCRFQRDCPGCPHYSPQGTRILILKTGALGDVLRTTILLGGIKRQFPESHITWITATSAMPLVPRSLVDRVWPVSPETLGRLHVESFDLVLSLDKEPEVAALAMLAKAPEKRGMGVNDRGAVYPLNPEMAYYFRLGLDNHLKFHVNRRTYPDLLAEAVRIPYDPARDDYHLDIAEKDREEARRIFLAQGLEPGQPVVGINSGAGGVFVNKDWTFFGYLDLIRELDREKIPVVLLGGDRESQRVSELHRRLKSPYVKDVGTQHSLGLFSALAENCRVIVTGDTLGMHVGLAVRSRVIAIFGSTQPHEIEMFDRGEKVVTPIECAPCYRRSCDIHPSCMELIRHETVMDAVRRQLALSHSSRT; encoded by the coding sequence ATGAACAAAGACCAGGGGGCCTTCCCATCCGGTCCACCTTCGGAAAAACTGGTCGACTTTCAGGCTGTCCGGGGACTTTCCCCGTTTCCTGTCGCCCTGGACTGCCGCTATTATATCGGTGACCGTCCCTGCCGCTTCCAGCGGGACTGCCCGGGATGTCCGCATTATTCCCCGCAAGGGACACGGATCCTGATTCTGAAGACCGGAGCGCTCGGAGATGTCCTCCGGACAACGATCCTTCTCGGCGGAATCAAGCGACAATTTCCGGAAAGCCATATCACATGGATCACCGCGACTTCCGCCATGCCCCTGGTTCCGCGTTCCCTTGTGGATCGTGTTTGGCCGGTCTCGCCGGAAACCCTTGGCCGGTTGCATGTCGAGTCCTTCGATCTCGTGCTCTCTCTCGACAAGGAACCCGAAGTGGCCGCCCTGGCCATGCTGGCGAAAGCACCCGAAAAAAGGGGGATGGGCGTGAACGACCGGGGAGCGGTGTACCCGCTGAACCCGGAAATGGCCTATTATTTCCGGCTGGGACTCGACAATCATTTGAAGTTTCATGTCAATCGGCGGACGTATCCGGATTTGCTTGCCGAGGCGGTTCGAATTCCTTATGATCCCGCCCGGGATGATTATCATCTCGATATCGCGGAGAAGGATCGGGAAGAGGCGCGCCGTATTTTCCTAGCCCAGGGTCTGGAGCCGGGTCAGCCCGTTGTGGGGATCAACTCGGGCGCCGGCGGTGTCTTCGTCAACAAGGACTGGACCTTTTTTGGTTATCTGGACCTGATCCGGGAACTGGACCGGGAAAAAATTCCCGTTGTCCTTCTCGGAGGGGACCGGGAGTCCCAGCGCGTATCCGAGCTCCATCGCCGTCTGAAAAGCCCGTATGTGAAAGATGTGGGAACGCAGCACTCGCTGGGCTTGTTCTCCGCCCTGGCGGAAAACTGTCGCGTGATCGTCACCGGCGACACTCTGGGCATGCATGTGGGACTGGCGGTCCGGTCCCGCGTCATCGCCATCTTTGGCTCCACCCAGCCGCATGAAATCGAGATGTTCGACCGGGGAGAAAAAGTTGTGACCCCGATCGAATGCGCCCCCTGCTATCGGCGTTCCTGCGACATTCATCCGTCCTGCATGGAACTGATTCGCCACGAAACCGTCATGGACGCTGTGCGCAGACAGCTCGCCCTGTCGCACAGCTCCCGAACCTGA
- a CDS encoding polyprenol monophosphomannose synthase, whose product MPHSSLESPGQSPAFSGPLEKPSASLDLLMLIPTYNESENIIGLIERFLALSPHWGVLVVDDHSPDGTWALVEEFQKKRSAHVYLLHRYVDRGRGKSGIDGYKKALEMGVPVIGEMDADGSHAPEDLPAMVRRLPGVDGVIGSRLVPGGREEGRPFSRTLITRLANLYIRMVLAMPLKDITSGYRIFRREILLDVPWDHLVSQGPSVLQEILYIVFKKGGSLAEVPITFRDRVLGTSTLNSRILRDSLGKILLFRNVYRKLSPSRPDPAR is encoded by the coding sequence TTGCCGCATTCTTCCCTGGAGTCCCCCGGACAATCTCCCGCGTTTTCCGGTCCTCTTGAAAAACCCTCCGCCTCCCTCGATCTTCTGATGCTGATTCCGACGTATAATGAATCGGAAAACATTATCGGTCTGATCGAACGGTTTCTGGCCCTTTCTCCGCATTGGGGCGTCCTGGTGGTGGATGATCATTCCCCGGACGGAACCTGGGCGCTGGTGGAGGAATTTCAGAAAAAGCGGTCCGCCCACGTCTATCTTCTTCACCGGTATGTCGACAGGGGACGGGGTAAATCGGGGATCGACGGATACAAGAAGGCACTGGAAATGGGGGTTCCCGTGATCGGGGAAATGGACGCGGACGGCTCCCACGCACCGGAAGACTTGCCGGCAATGGTCAGGCGGCTGCCGGGGGTTGACGGAGTCATCGGATCCCGTCTTGTTCCCGGGGGGCGCGAGGAGGGGCGACCTTTTTCGAGAACGCTCATCACGAGGCTTGCCAATCTCTACATTCGCATGGTACTCGCCATGCCTTTGAAGGACATCACATCGGGATACCGTATTTTTCGGAGAGAAATTCTTCTGGACGTCCCCTGGGACCATCTTGTCAGCCAGGGACCGTCCGTCCTTCAGGAAATTCTCTATATCGTCTTCAAAAAAGGAGGATCATTGGCGGAAGTTCCCATCACGTTCCGGGACCGGGTGCTCGGAACTTCGACACTCAACAGCCGGATCTTGCGAGACAGCCTCGGAAAAATCCTTCTCTTCCGGAACGTCTACCGGAAGTTGTCGCCATCCCGTCCGGATCCGGCCCGTTGA
- a CDS encoding glycosyltransferase family 39 protein has product MIGLWRRPAGNLAIAVVAISTAIHIFLAFGTELVADEAYYWTWALHPAAGYFDHPPLTAWILWTTTHVFGMNRFSIRILPILSGVLLSWLLFQMAKSLFRDRWAGFWAVVLLNANILFAAGGFLMTPDTPQVMCYALTLWAFIRGVTEEKRGFILLSGIFLGFGLLAKYTMVLLPPLLFLFLLLSPPYRHWLKRPVLWASLLLAAAIFLPDVFWNRAHHWVSFRFQWHHGMQAHQDKPLATFLDYLGGQVLVLTPGLYLLLLWTGLVTFTRAFREKDPPVLFLWLTSYPVLLFFAYSSFKAKVEANWPVEGYLSAFVLTAAVLSERLDKSAVLRKWTWGSLGLAMFMILVVTIQALYPILPINPQVDGTGRLHGMHRMDKRIRAIADRLPAGERPVAWVVDGYQNASELKFLEYGRLPVYHIHPHRKFRTDVLSPSEARSLAGKPVLLIQNGPHGGFYKELGDRWGPARYLGTIAVPRRWARSQAPVYQVDVYLIQPFRDGFLP; this is encoded by the coding sequence TTGATCGGTTTGTGGAGACGGCCGGCGGGAAATCTCGCCATTGCGGTCGTTGCAATTTCAACAGCCATCCACATTTTTCTCGCTTTCGGCACAGAGCTCGTTGCGGACGAAGCCTACTACTGGACGTGGGCTCTCCACCCGGCCGCCGGTTACTTCGATCATCCGCCCCTGACGGCCTGGATTTTGTGGACGACAACGCATGTGTTCGGGATGAACCGGTTTTCCATCCGGATTCTGCCGATCCTCTCCGGGGTTCTTCTTTCCTGGCTCCTTTTCCAGATGGCCAAGAGCCTTTTCCGGGACCGCTGGGCCGGTTTCTGGGCCGTTGTTCTTCTGAATGCCAATATTCTTTTTGCGGCCGGCGGGTTTCTCATGACACCGGACACTCCCCAGGTCATGTGTTATGCGCTGACTCTCTGGGCGTTTATCCGTGGAGTGACCGAAGAGAAGCGGGGATTCATCCTGCTGTCCGGAATCTTTCTGGGATTCGGTCTGCTGGCCAAGTATACGATGGTGCTTCTCCCGCCTCTGCTATTTCTGTTTCTTCTTCTCTCCCCCCCTTACCGCCACTGGCTTAAAAGACCCGTTCTATGGGCTTCACTCCTCCTGGCCGCTGCGATCTTTCTTCCGGACGTTTTCTGGAATCGCGCGCATCATTGGGTTTCCTTCCGCTTTCAGTGGCATCATGGAATGCAGGCGCATCAGGACAAGCCCCTGGCCACGTTCCTGGATTATCTCGGGGGCCAGGTTCTGGTTCTGACGCCAGGACTCTATCTTCTTCTTCTCTGGACGGGGCTCGTGACCTTTACCCGGGCGTTTCGGGAGAAGGATCCCCCCGTTCTTTTCTTGTGGCTGACCTCTTATCCGGTCCTCCTTTTTTTCGCCTACTCGAGTTTCAAGGCCAAGGTGGAAGCGAACTGGCCTGTGGAAGGATATCTGTCCGCGTTCGTCCTGACCGCGGCCGTTCTGTCGGAACGCCTCGACAAGAGTGCGGTTTTAAGAAAGTGGACGTGGGGAAGTCTCGGACTCGCCATGTTCATGATTCTGGTCGTCACGATCCAGGCTCTTTATCCGATCCTGCCGATCAACCCACAGGTTGACGGAACGGGAAGACTGCATGGAATGCATCGGATGGACAAACGGATCCGGGCGATTGCGGACCGCCTTCCTGCCGGAGAACGACCTGTGGCCTGGGTGGTGGATGGTTACCAGAACGCATCCGAGCTCAAGTTTCTGGAGTATGGCCGACTTCCGGTCTACCATATTCATCCGCACCGGAAGTTCAGAACGGATGTCCTGTCTCCCTCCGAAGCCCGATCTCTTGCAGGAAAGCCCGTTCTCCTGATCCAGAACGGACCACACGGGGGATTCTACAAGGAACTGGGAGATCGCTGGGGACCGGCCCGGTATCTTGGAACCATCGCTGTTCCCCGTCGATGGGCGCGCTCCCAGGCCCCTGTCTACCAGGTGGATGTCTACCTGATTCAGCCCTTTCGGGATGGTTTTCTCCCTTGA
- the purH gene encoding bifunctional phosphoribosylaminoimidazolecarboxamide formyltransferase/IMP cyclohydrolase: MGSSSRRALVSVSDKTGLASLGKRLASLGFEILSTGGTARFLRDNGVMVTDVSDVTGFPEIMDGRVKTLHPKIHGALLGRRQNLSHRQAMETHGIHPIDFVFVNLYPFSETVQKPGVTVEEAIEQIDIGGPSMIRSSAKNHESVTVVTDPGDYDRVLSLLEAGQEISPALRRELAVKAFRSTSEYDRLIVTYFEGLAGSGEGEKEESFPERLTLDLSRKQTLRYGENPHQKAALYRYSGEQEGGVAGARQLWGKEMSYNNYLDTDAAWKLVNEFSEPAVVIVKHNNPCGVSLGTSVLDAYQKARDTDPVSSFGGVVAVNRPVDQAGAQEMARIFLEVVVAPGFTPEAKEILTRKKDIRLLEIPVQSGLGEKPEVRTIAGGVLVQSPDTTVAPEISGLRIVGEIQPTPGQLRDALFSFAVGKHVKSNAIILAKDGMTIGIGAGQMSRVDSVRLSGMKATRPTAGSVLASDAFFPFRDGIDEAAKLGVAGIIQPGGSIRDEEVLTAAREHKMFMILTGVRHFRH; the protein is encoded by the coding sequence ATGGGTTCTTCCAGCCGTCGGGCTCTTGTGAGCGTATCGGACAAAACCGGCCTTGCCTCTTTGGGAAAGCGTCTGGCTTCCCTGGGATTTGAAATCCTCTCTACCGGAGGAACGGCCCGATTTCTGCGTGACAACGGGGTCATGGTGACCGATGTGTCGGATGTGACCGGATTCCCGGAAATAATGGACGGGAGAGTCAAGACGCTCCATCCCAAGATTCATGGGGCTCTTCTGGGCCGCCGCCAGAACCTTTCACACCGTCAGGCGATGGAAACCCACGGGATTCATCCGATCGACTTCGTCTTTGTCAATCTCTACCCTTTTTCGGAAACGGTTCAAAAACCCGGGGTGACGGTGGAAGAGGCCATTGAGCAGATCGACATCGGCGGTCCCTCCATGATCCGTTCGTCGGCCAAGAACCATGAATCGGTGACGGTGGTGACGGATCCCGGCGATTATGACCGGGTTCTTTCCCTCCTGGAAGCCGGTCAGGAGATTAGCCCGGCTCTCCGGCGGGAGCTTGCTGTCAAGGCGTTTCGATCGACTTCCGAATATGACCGTCTGATCGTTACATATTTCGAAGGTCTTGCGGGGTCGGGAGAAGGAGAAAAGGAGGAGTCCTTCCCCGAACGTCTCACTCTGGATCTGAGCCGGAAGCAGACGCTGCGCTATGGGGAAAACCCGCATCAAAAAGCGGCCCTCTACCGGTATTCCGGGGAGCAGGAAGGGGGCGTCGCCGGAGCCAGACAGCTCTGGGGCAAGGAAATGTCCTACAACAATTACCTGGATACGGACGCGGCCTGGAAACTTGTCAACGAATTTTCCGAACCCGCGGTTGTCATCGTCAAGCACAACAATCCCTGTGGAGTGTCGTTGGGAACGTCTGTCCTCGACGCCTACCAGAAAGCCCGGGACACGGATCCGGTCTCTTCGTTCGGAGGAGTGGTGGCCGTCAACCGGCCCGTCGATCAGGCCGGAGCCCAGGAAATGGCGCGGATCTTTCTGGAAGTGGTTGTCGCCCCCGGATTTACTCCGGAGGCAAAAGAGATTCTCACCCGGAAAAAGGATATCCGTCTTCTGGAAATTCCGGTTCAGTCCGGGCTTGGAGAAAAGCCTGAGGTGCGGACCATTGCAGGAGGTGTCCTGGTCCAGTCTCCCGACACCACGGTTGCTCCGGAGATCTCGGGTCTCAGGATCGTTGGAGAGATTCAGCCGACTCCCGGCCAGCTCCGGGACGCCCTGTTCTCCTTTGCGGTTGGAAAACACGTGAAATCAAACGCGATCATTCTGGCAAAAGACGGGATGACCATTGGCATTGGTGCCGGCCAGATGAGCCGGGTGGATTCGGTCCGTCTGTCCGGGATGAAAGCGACCCGTCCCACGGCCGGCTCCGTACTGGCATCGGATGCTTTTTTCCCGTTCCGCGATGGAATCGATGAGGCGGCCAAGCTGGGAGTGGCAGGTATCATTCAGCCTGGTGGATCCATCCGGGATGAGGAAGTCCTGACTGCGGCACGGGAACACAAAATGTTCATGATCCTCACCGGCGTCCGTCATTTCCGCCATTAG
- the purD gene encoding phosphoribosylamine--glycine ligase produces the protein MAGSTKRILVVGAGAREHALADGIRQDPGRPAVLASPGNPGMEGDIHVHPSFPENPAEAAVWIDSLSPDLVVIGPEKPLAAGLSDALRQKGRRVLGPSAQAAQIESSKLFAKERMREAGIPTADFFVTRDPGSVRDAVRSFGYPSVLKADGLAQGKGVFVLQTPEDLEEALGKVFHRRSLGDQTTFFVERGLSGPEVSFIVLTDGTRFLPFPEARDYKRIGDGNRGPNTGGMGAVTPLSDWTEKDQEDACHLIERILWGMRRHGTPFQGFLYAGLMKTAEGLKILEFNARFGDPEAQVLLPSAGESLLSLLEAAVGGSLPEKVPFSRSPRVAVVLAAQGYPEKPVSGHVLSGLGKAREQEGTRLYMAGVGEQDGQIVSSGGRVLTVAGEGKTMREARERAYRTISMIGLEGGQFRTDIGAEEMTG, from the coding sequence ATGGCAGGGTCAACAAAACGTATATTGGTTGTCGGTGCCGGGGCGCGCGAACATGCCCTGGCCGACGGGATTCGGCAGGATCCCGGAAGGCCGGCGGTTCTTGCCTCTCCCGGCAATCCCGGGATGGAGGGGGATATTCACGTTCACCCTTCTTTTCCGGAGAATCCGGCAGAAGCAGCGGTCTGGATTGATAGCCTCTCCCCGGATCTGGTTGTCATTGGTCCCGAAAAACCCCTGGCCGCAGGGTTGTCCGACGCCCTCCGTCAGAAAGGGAGAAGGGTTCTCGGTCCATCTGCCCAGGCGGCACAGATCGAATCCTCCAAACTGTTTGCCAAGGAACGGATGCGCGAGGCCGGAATCCCGACAGCGGATTTTTTCGTGACCCGGGACCCCGGGTCTGTTCGTGACGCGGTCCGGTCTTTTGGCTACCCTTCCGTTTTAAAAGCCGACGGTCTTGCCCAGGGAAAAGGAGTGTTCGTTCTCCAGACTCCGGAAGATCTGGAAGAGGCTTTGGGAAAAGTGTTCCACCGTCGCTCACTGGGGGATCAGACAACGTTTTTTGTCGAGCGGGGACTTTCCGGTCCGGAAGTCTCTTTCATCGTTCTGACGGACGGAACCCGCTTCCTTCCTTTTCCGGAAGCCCGGGACTACAAACGAATTGGCGACGGAAACCGGGGTCCCAATACCGGCGGCATGGGAGCTGTGACACCCTTGTCGGACTGGACGGAAAAAGACCAGGAGGATGCCTGCCATCTGATTGAGCGCATTTTGTGGGGAATGCGACGCCATGGAACGCCCTTTCAGGGGTTTTTGTATGCCGGTCTGATGAAAACGGCCGAAGGCTTGAAGATCCTGGAATTCAACGCCCGGTTTGGTGATCCGGAGGCCCAGGTCCTTCTTCCGTCGGCCGGGGAATCTCTTCTGTCCCTTCTCGAAGCGGCCGTTGGCGGGAGCCTTCCGGAGAAGGTGCCGTTTTCCCGGTCTCCCCGTGTCGCGGTGGTGCTCGCGGCTCAGGGATATCCAGAAAAGCCGGTTTCCGGTCATGTGCTTTCCGGACTCGGGAAGGCCCGTGAGCAGGAGGGAACCCGTCTCTACATGGCGGGGGTCGGTGAACAGGACGGCCAGATTGTGTCTTCCGGTGGACGGGTTCTCACAGTAGCCGGAGAAGGGAAGACAATGCGGGAAGCGCGCGAAAGGGCTTACCGGACCATCTCCATGATCGGCCTTGAAGGGGGGCAGTTCCGGACGGACATCGGAGCCGAGGAAATGACGGGGTGA
- a CDS encoding L-threonylcarbamoyladenylate synthase codes for MKVFPPLKDPSGWSGLKEVLREGGVIALSAEYAYALAEAPEWDRTTVFRSEKNRRLFSIKARSPGKPILYLAGSLSIVARFARLPATVRCRRHVSRWPNFRTLVLPARPLAVHLGMSHNGGVAFRIPEERSLRLFLNFLGTPLSGTSLNLSGCPPLRSPEEICRAFPFLDGVVEAGVLPGGPPSPVIDVTKCPERVVRPGVLKP; via the coding sequence GTGAAGGTTTTTCCCCCCTTGAAGGACCCCTCCGGATGGTCTGGCTTGAAAGAAGTCTTGAGAGAGGGAGGGGTCATCGCTCTGTCGGCCGAATACGCGTATGCTCTGGCAGAGGCGCCCGAATGGGATCGGACCACCGTTTTCCGCTCGGAGAAAAACAGGCGTCTTTTTTCGATCAAGGCGCGCTCACCGGGAAAACCGATCCTGTATCTTGCCGGGTCTCTTTCGATTGTGGCCCGATTCGCCCGGTTGCCGGCGACGGTGCGCTGCCGGCGCCATGTTTCCCGATGGCCGAACTTCCGGACTCTGGTTCTTCCGGCCCGGCCATTGGCCGTTCATTTGGGGATGTCGCACAATGGAGGTGTCGCCTTTCGTATTCCGGAAGAACGCTCTTTGCGCCTCTTCCTGAACTTTCTCGGAACGCCCCTCTCGGGAACAAGCCTGAATCTTTCCGGGTGCCCTCCCTTGCGTTCTCCGGAAGAGATTTGTCGGGCCTTTCCTTTTCTGGACGGGGTTGTTGAAGCAGGCGTACTTCCAGGCGGTCCCCCTTCCCCTGTGATAGACGTCACAAAGTGTCCGGAAAGGGTTGTCCGGCCAGGTGTGCTGAAGCCTTGA
- a CDS encoding peptidoglycan-binding domain-containing protein translates to METKNRSFKTMVAVAFGGFMMGISALALPVSGAFADQAAAPAAPAAKAAPAKKAAKKPMKKHMRMGKAKPSMFVMKVQKALVAKGAKIKADGFFGPMTRKAIMAFQKTHKLKVTGHVDAATKKALGL, encoded by the coding sequence ATGGAGACTAAAAATCGGTCTTTCAAGACAATGGTGGCAGTGGCATTTGGTGGATTCATGATGGGTATTTCGGCACTGGCACTTCCCGTCTCCGGGGCATTTGCCGACCAGGCTGCCGCACCGGCAGCACCGGCCGCCAAAGCCGCACCGGCCAAGAAAGCCGCCAAGAAACCCATGAAGAAGCACATGCGCATGGGCAAGGCCAAGCCTTCCATGTTCGTCATGAAGGTACAGAAAGCCCTCGTCGCCAAAGGAGCCAAGATCAAGGCAGATGGTTTCTTTGGTCCGATGACCCGGAAAGCCATCATGGCATTCCAGAAGACCCACAAGCTGAAAGTGACCGGCCATGTTGATGCCGCCACGAAGAAAGCTCTGGGACTTTAA